The stretch of DNA GGCCAGGCCGTCATGGCCGTGCACAGTGCCCCCTGCCTGACGTGCCGGTATTGCAAGAGAAAGCTCTTCAACCTCTGCGAGAGCATCATGGAGACGAAGGTCCTCGGCGCCTTCGCAGAGTACGTCCTCCTGCCCGCCCACGTCGTCCGCCAGAACGTCTTTCCCAAGCCCCGCCGGCTTGACTTCGCCGAGGCGGCCCTCCTGGAGCCCCTCTCCTGCGTGGTCCATGCCGTGGAGCCCCTGGGCGTAAAGGCGGGCCAAACGGCTTTCGTCATCGGCGCGGGACCCATCGGGCTTCTGCACCTCCTTCTGCTCAAGAGCCGGAGGGCCCGCGTGGCGGTGGCCGAGCCCGTTCCCCCCCGCCTGAGACAGGCCAAGAAGATGGGCGCCGACGCCGCCCTGGACACTCCGGAGAAGGCAAGGAAGCTTCTCTCCCGCCTTACGCCGGGCGGGATGGGGTTTGACTACGTTTTCGAATGCACGGGGAGGCCCGAGGTCTGGGAGAAGGCCGTGGGCTACCTCAGGCGAGGCGGGACGCTGGTTCTTTTCGGCGGCTGCCCCCCGGGAAGAAGGGTTGCCTATGACGCCCACCGCCTCCATTATGACGAAATAACCCTCAAGGGCGACTTCCATTACACCCCCGCGGACGTCCGGACGGCCTACGGGATGCTGGCAGGGGGGAAGCTTCGCGGTGCGGGGGAGCTTATCTCGGACTCCTTCCCCCTTGCCAAGCTCCCCCGGGCCTTTGACCTCCTCTCCCGGGGCAAGGGGATAAAGTACGCCATCCTCCCCGAGACCCCGGGGGCCTCCGGGGCCGGAGAGGCGCGGTGAAGGCAGCGCGGCTTTACGGCTTCTGCGACATACGGGTGGAGGAGGTCCCCGTCCCCCGTGTGGGCCCCGGGGAAGCCCTCATGGCCACCCGGGCCTCGGGCATCTGCTCTGGCGACGTCATGCCCTGGTACATAGAGCGCAAGGCCCCCCTGGTCCTCGGGCACGAGGCCGCGGGAGAGATAGTGCAGGTGGGCGACGGGGTGCGCTCCTTCGGGGCCGGCCAGAGGGTGTTCGTCCATCACCATGCCCCCTGCTTCTCATGCCCCCGGTGCCGCCGGGGGGATTACGTGCAGTGCGAGACATGGCGCCGAAGCCGCATCGAACCGGGCGGCCTGGCCGAGTACGTCCTCATTCCGGAGGTGAACCTCGAAAACGACACCCTCCTTCTGCCCGATTCCGTGAGCTATGAGGACGGCACACTGGTGGAGCCCCTGGCTTGCGTCGTCAAGGGCCTCAGAAGGGCCGCCATGAGGCGCGGCGACACCGCGTTGGTCATCGGACTGGGCACCATGGGGGTTCTGCACACCCTGGTGCTCAGGAAATTCGGCGCGGGCACGGTCCTCGGGGCCGACAGGGTCCCCTTCAGGCTCGCAAGAGCCCTCGAGCTTGGGGCCGACAGGACCCTCGATGCAGGCCAGGAGGAGCTTCACCTGTCCGTGCACAAGGTCACCGGCGGGGAGATGGCCCACCTGGTCGTTGTGGGCCCGGGCACGCCCGAAGCCCTGCACGAAGGGCTCCGGTGCGTGGCCCCCGGGGGGACCGTGCTCATGTTCACACCGCTACAGCCCGGAGAGCACCTGACGATTGAGCCCAACGAGCTTTATTTCAGGGACGTCAGCATCGTGACCAGTTACTCCGCAGGCCCCGCCGAGACGGCGGAGGCCCTGGAGCTCATCGCGGAGGGCGTGGTGAGGGCGGAGATGGTCGTCACCCACCGGTTTCCCCTCGAGGAGGCCGCCCGTGCCTA from Nitrospirota bacterium encodes:
- a CDS encoding alcohol dehydrogenase catalytic domain-containing protein; amino-acid sequence: MKAARLYGFCDIRVEEVPVPRVGPGEALMATRASGICSGDVMPWYIERKAPLVLGHEAAGEIVQVGDGVRSFGAGQRVFVHHHAPCFSCPRCRRGDYVQCETWRRSRIEPGGLAEYVLIPEVNLENDTLLLPDSVSYEDGTLVEPLACVVKGLRRAAMRRGDTALVIGLGTMGVLHTLVLRKFGAGTVLGADRVPFRLARALELGADRTLDAGQEELHLSVHKVTGGEMAHLVVVGPGTPEALHEGLRCVAPGGTVLMFTPLQPGEHLTIEPNELYFRDVSIVTSYSAGPAETAEALELIAEGVVRAEMVVTHRFPLEEAARA
- a CDS encoding zinc-binding dehydrogenase, whose protein sequence is MLQSRLLAPGDVRLAEVPVPEPSAGELLIAVKAALTCGTDLKAFRRGHSLIPMPGPFGHEFSGVVARRGKGVRGFREGQAVMAVHSAPCLTCRYCKRKLFNLCESIMETKVLGAFAEYVLLPAHVVRQNVFPKPRRLDFAEAALLEPLSCVVHAVEPLGVKAGQTAFVIGAGPIGLLHLLLLKSRRARVAVAEPVPPRLRQAKKMGADAALDTPEKARKLLSRLTPGGMGFDYVFECTGRPEVWEKAVGYLRRGGTLVLFGGCPPGRRVAYDAHRLHYDEITLKGDFHYTPADVRTAYGMLAGGKLRGAGELISDSFPLAKLPRAFDLLSRGKGIKYAILPETPGASGAGEAR